The Lathyrus oleraceus cultivar Zhongwan6 chromosome 5, CAAS_Psat_ZW6_1.0, whole genome shotgun sequence genome includes the window gatatgtaaatgaaaatgtgaatgttattattattattttccaAGGAACTGTAAGACATAAATTTCAAACATCATAATGGGAATAACACATTTCGATGTATTAGAAAactcattttattaataatgtaAAAGGATTACAATCAGAAATACAATTTCAATGATTAAAAATGGAAAGAAACTAGATCTATGGAATCATGTCCGATGACGACCCAAATCCAAGATGATACTTCTTGCGAAGCCTTTTGATCTCTCTTCCATAATTTCTTTTCATAGCATCCTTCTCTATCACGAGCTGGTCTATAAGGCATTTCCAAACGCTGGAAGTAGGAAGATCAGTAGGTGAAATGCTAGAGAAAAATAAATCTTCTTGGTCTCTTGATCTCTTCACAGCATGTTGCTCAAGCAATTTTATCAAGTTATCCTTTTCCTTTAGCTACCTCTGCAATTCTACTTTCTCAAGGTCTGAGGTGTGAAATTTTTCTTCCCAATCATACCTTTCTTGCTTGACCCTATCCAAAGCCTCTTGCAACTCTTTTATGCCTTTAATAGCGGGAGATTTGATCATTACTAAAGACATAGATCTTTCATAAGTGTATGGAATCTTGAATTCTTTggctctcttcttcacccaactagtgtaaggctctAAGGCTATGCAGTTCTTTAATCCAAGCTTACcttttcctttcctatgaatattgtGCCAAACATGTATCATCCTAGCTTTGAATCCTTTAGTGTCTTTCCcttggaaaaataaaccttctaacaaagtgttattaggtttatccttcatAGCGAACCCAAGTTGACTTCTTGCCAAAGCCGGATTGTAGTTGGTTCCcccttgtgtaccaagaagaggaacATTAGATAACTCcccataactatcaataatatcaACGTCATCGTAAAAATGAGAATACCAACGtatgtcatcattggtgagaAACATAAGTAtttgagaccaccttaaacaacTCTTGTTTTCTTTGAAGATATGAGACCGCaacaagtgcgaaataaaccacttgtaaaGTAAAGGCACACAATAGATAATAGTTCCACCTCCTTTAGAAGTCttatgatgaatggagaaataagtgtcaccGAGTAAAGTTGGAACcagattcctaatcaagaagatcctCATAGCATTGACATCAACACAATTATCAATGTTgggaaacaagaccaaaccataTATGAGTAAGGAAAAAATAACTTCAAAGGCCACCATGCTACCAACGTTGACAAAAGAAAAGGCTTTCTCAGTTAGAAACTTTGAAGTCACCCCTCTCATACCTCCTTTGATAGTGAGATTAACATCTATGTCAGACTTGCTTAGGTGAATGGATTCAACAATAACTCGAGATTCAAGAATTACTTCTaccccactaaaaggaactctatcaGAATCTGTCATACCCAAAATATGAGCATACTCCTTCTTGGTGGGCAACaactgataatcagggaaagtgaagcaccAGTAAACATGATCATAGAACAGAACCAAAGTACAAAGAAGGCCATCCTCAAAATCAGTAGATATAACAGATAGAAGTCTTTCAAAATGGTCTCTGAAACCCTTAGGATGATCcacaaaatatgctagcttccttaattccatgagattgggacatctgaaactatatTTCCGAGTATTTCTCCTTCCAATATCCATTATCAAAAATATCAGCGATGTTTGCAAAGAGagtctctaagttccttgaaaaatgagaaaatttaTTATGAATTCCATGAGTGCATGATTCAACAACCACAAACAAGATCACACAAAGCATGCAAACAAGGTCGAAAGGTTCgaagtcacgagcatggagccaaaGGTAAGAACCAACACACAATGTATGTGCTAAGGGAATAATTACctgtagaacaaggttctaaaaatttcccaaagtaataattccatcttttggatattaccACCTTAAACGACTATTCATtaaccaataatattctcaagagaaactcgttggagtgtagtatcacgtaacaactaattcaagtctacacctgaataaccatcacactacatcctaaaaggcCAATATGGGGtaagggttctaaggtcctcagcttctcgggATCCCAAGTCGAAAAAAGTAATGCCAACTACGACTACTCGTGGgacatcagtaatcccaaaggggcTTCCACGTAGGCCAAACATGAGTATACCACCCTCATATCATAAGAGCTCTCAAGTCCGGGTATATGACTTATCTCACCATACAGAAACCACCAAGCACCAGACAGAAAAAACAATAACAGACAACAACAAGCAAAATATACACAGATAAACAAAGATGGACTAAACCCAATAAGGACTACTCCCTAGtagagtcaccacttttctgtagcggtaaattttttgagattaagctattgattaacttacCTCATAAAGAAAGAGTCGTcgccgcacttttattgtttccaacgGAAAATaggaaaagtacaaacaaaacctgaagaagttttaaaacaaaaaactaataaaaagagagCAAGGGTTAGGGGGTTAGTTATTcaaagggaatgtgttagcaccctaaacatccatggtactccatggaaaACTCTTTGAAAGTGTGTAAATTTTGGTTTAAAAAGGGTGTTGTTAGCAAAcgattggagagatgggaaaagaaatgttttttttaatgatttttgggGTTTGCCAAGACCTTTTGAATTCTCATGCCTATctaccaacaaagtgcaatggaggatcaaaacctcatagtttgtggtaaaaataacaaagatgtttgtttttATTCATTTAGGGGAAAAcacattttgtcattttaaggagaatactcaagtagccacccacaagtatgagagctttgcatcaccatgagaagggatccaacttggatggagatcaacaagtatgccactatctCTCACAGATagaaaagaattatcatcaatactatggggataggagaattatatctcaactatggaaatgactcatgtctaaactttgagaatttcttttaaaagaaaaagtgcaAAAAAGGCACAAAATATATTGAATGAGTTATACATTTTgtaagtcttttgaaattggtctaaatatGTTTAAGATGAATTAGAATTTATTAGGAAAAAGggtttgaaaatcacttgacaaaagtcaaggtttattgagaaagtggttcaagtttgaaatcaagaagatttttaaaaagggggagaagatttgaaaattaaagaaagggaggagaataagagactatcctagagcataaagtaaaagctatggaagaaagatctaaccaagagatatcaagctttatgacataagtcaagcaataattccctcctttggattaagcaTAGAACAAGCcaaataagaaaataataatccatgtatcagatgaaaccaaaatGACCAAACCAAGTCTTCATAGGAAGTCCcaagtcaaaggtaccagatgaattTCAAGGTCTCAAGTCATAAGTCCTAAAGTAAAGGTCAAAATCCTAAGTCTAAGTCCATAACCCACAATGATAAAAAGGATAGTAACCAGAAGTTCATGAGTCAGGAGAAACgagtttttttttaaaagtttttCTTTATTAGTGTTTTCTTTACAAGGATTTAAAATAAAAGTCCAAATAGACAAAGAgcaaatgacataatcacaaataatatgacatggaatgctaaacataaagtatcaagtaaatggcataaaataaaagagcataaagtaaatgacattgaagtaaaagttaatacaagtaaaatgttagtaaataaggttagtaatcaaaatgAAAGATGATTTGGTCAatttttggagaacactcaactattcacctACAAGCATGACGAcatgaacctatacatcattatgagaagagctctaacttggataaaaatcaacaagtatgccactagctctcataaacgaaaaaggagaaatattttcacacaatatcatgaggagtatgagacttacaatctcacttataaaaatgtcttTGCTTTTGGGGgaaatttagctctatgttaagcaatcgtaattggacttatgtagaactcacaactatctgaggtcggtcaataataatgttagtgttaatacatgctagagaaatgagatgtaaatcattctcctaaagtcatgtcacacaaaaaggaaaaaactggaatgatcaagcacaaaggctaggaggatgcttcattacttcaatccacactccatgacacttaggacaaacttatgcgtcaattcaaag containing:
- the LOC127080876 gene encoding uncharacterized protein LOC127080876, with product MTDSDRVPFSGVEVILESRVIVESIHLSKSDIDVNLTIKGGMRGVTSKFLTEKAFSFVNVGSMVAFEVIFSLLIYGLVLFPNIDNCVDVNAMRIFLIRNLVPTLLGDTYFSIHHKTSKGGGTIIYCVPLLYKWFISHLLRSHIFKENKSCLRWSQILMFLTNDDIRWYSHFYDDVDIIDSYGELSNVPLLGTQGGTNYNPALARSQLGFAMKDKPNNTLLEGLFFQGKDTKGFKARMIHVWHNIHRKGKGKLGLKNCIALEPYTSWVKKRAKEFKIPYTYERSMSLVMIKSPAIKGIKELQEALDRVKQERYDWEEKFHTSDLEKVELQR